The Carnobacterium mobile DSM 4848 genome includes a window with the following:
- a CDS encoding glucosaminidase domain-containing protein, translated as MEFFFNKGSKVLTSIVVTTLLIPVGAPTTVLATDIDNQDRKVPDTQIETYSSETDNTESSNTYNTDAIEETQESELQSDEIMDSSIEADNDSSTETDKVSEETNESSKDSSESESIVESEEVIGETEKEVSIDAEDEVEDNTVTEPETSSENPAYDDNTIFSLEKNRETALEIMESEINGVSFFRSRAVSSTTAFINSISSYAVSLGQEYNIYTSVMIAQAILESASGNSALASAPNYNLFGIKGSYKGNSVAYKTSEWSESKGWYTVTANFRKYPSYRESLEDNAKLLRNGLTWNKENYSGTWRENASNYKEATAGLVKGGYATDPSYAASLNNIIANYNLTQYDNVPTVSYSTHIQSKGWLPVVKDGKGSGTTKQNKRMEAIKLSIQNIDHLGIQYSTHVQSKGWTSWKSDGEVSGTTRENKRLEAIKIQLTDTQASNFDVYYRVHAQSYGWLGWAKNGTPAGTEGLSKRLEAIEVVVVKKGSSAPSGTSQAAFIEKTPSINYTTHVQTNGWQSKVSNGKGSGTTKQNKRLEGIKIDLSDLSCAGGIQYRTHVQSLGWQNWAANGALSGTMGMAKRLEAIQIQLTGEITNKYDVYYRVHAQSYGWLGWAKNGESAGTEGKAKRLEAIEIKLVKKGGAAPGSTNKALVR; from the coding sequence TTGGAATTTTTTTTTAATAAAGGAAGCAAAGTTTTAACAAGTATAGTTGTCACAACATTGCTGATACCAGTTGGTGCACCAACAACAGTTCTTGCAACAGACATAGACAATCAGGACAGAAAAGTTCCAGATACTCAGATTGAAACATATAGCTCAGAGACAGACAACACTGAAAGTTCAAATACATATAATACAGATGCAATTGAAGAAACACAAGAGTCAGAATTACAATCCGATGAAATAATGGATAGTAGCATAGAAGCAGACAATGATAGCAGCACAGAAACAGACAAAGTGAGCGAAGAAACAAATGAATCTTCCAAAGATAGCTCTGAAAGTGAGAGCATAGTAGAAAGCGAAGAAGTCATAGGAGAAACTGAAAAGGAAGTTTCTATAGATGCGGAAGATGAAGTAGAAGACAATACAGTGACAGAACCTGAAACAAGCTCTGAAAATCCGGCTTACGATGATAATACGATTTTTTCACTTGAAAAAAATCGAGAAACTGCATTGGAAATTATGGAAAGTGAGATAAATGGTGTTTCGTTTTTCAGATCAAGAGCAGTTTCTTCTACAACTGCATTTATTAATAGTATTTCTTCATATGCCGTTTCACTCGGTCAAGAGTATAACATTTACACGTCAGTAATGATTGCTCAAGCTATTTTAGAAAGTGCATCGGGTAACAGCGCTCTTGCTTCAGCGCCAAATTATAATTTATTTGGAATCAAAGGAAGTTACAAAGGAAACAGTGTAGCTTATAAAACATCAGAGTGGAGCGAGAGCAAAGGCTGGTATACTGTTACTGCGAATTTCAGAAAGTATCCTTCTTACCGTGAGTCATTAGAAGATAATGCAAAGTTATTGAGAAATGGTTTAACTTGGAATAAAGAAAATTACTCAGGCACGTGGAGAGAAAACGCGTCGAACTATAAAGAAGCGACAGCAGGATTAGTAAAAGGTGGATACGCAACTGATCCGAGCTATGCTGCAAGTTTAAATAACATTATTGCAAACTATAATTTAACTCAATACGACAATGTACCAACAGTATCCTATTCTACTCACATTCAATCGAAAGGTTGGTTGCCTGTTGTCAAAGATGGAAAAGGCAGTGGTACGACAAAACAAAATAAACGTATGGAAGCTATTAAGTTATCAATTCAAAATATTGATCATTTAGGCATTCAATACAGTACCCATGTTCAATCAAAAGGTTGGACAAGTTGGAAATCAGATGGCGAAGTATCTGGGACCACTAGAGAAAATAAACGTCTTGAAGCCATTAAAATTCAATTAACGGATACTCAAGCAAGTAATTTTGATGTTTACTACCGTGTTCATGCACAAAGTTATGGCTGGTTAGGATGGGCAAAAAATGGAACACCTGCTGGAACTGAAGGTCTTTCTAAACGTTTAGAGGCTATTGAAGTAGTTGTTGTCAAAAAAGGATCATCAGCTCCATCTGGAACAAGTCAAGCTGCTTTTATTGAAAAAACGCCAAGTATTAATTACACAACTCATGTTCAAACAAATGGCTGGCAAAGTAAAGTATCTAATGGTAAAGGTAGTGGAACAACAAAACAGAACAAAAGACTTGAAGGAATAAAAATTGATTTAAGTGACTTGTCTTGTGCCGGAGGAATACAGTATCGGACACATGTGCAAAGTTTAGGTTGGCAAAATTGGGCAGCTAATGGAGCTTTAAGCGGAACTATGGGTATGGCAAAACGTTTAGAAGCTATCCAAATTCAATTAACTGGCGAAATAACTAATAAATACGATGTCTATTATCGTGTTCATGCTCAAAGTTACGGTTGGTTAGGATGGGCAAAAAATGGTGAATCTGCCGGAACAGAAGGTAAAGCTAAACGCTTAGAAGCAATTGAAATTAAATTAGTTAAAAAAGGCGGAGCTGCGCCAGGAAGTACAAATAAAGCTCTCGTGAGATAG